A portion of the Vulpes vulpes isolate BD-2025 chromosome 5, VulVul3, whole genome shotgun sequence genome contains these proteins:
- the DUSP23 gene encoding dual specificity protein phosphatase 23 isoform X1, with translation MGAQPPNFSWVLPGRLAGLALPRLPAHYRFLREQGVRHLVSLTERGPPHSDSCPGLTLHRLRIPDFCPPAPEQIDRFVRIVDEASARGEAVGVHCALGFGRTGTMLACYLVKERGLAAGDAIAEIRRLRPGSIETYEQEKAVFQFYQRTK, from the exons ATGGGCGCGCAGCCCCCCAACTTCTCGTGGGTGCTCCCGGGCCGGCTGGCGGGGCTGGCGCTGCCGCGGCTCCCCGCGCACTACCGCTTCCTGCGGGAGCAGGGCGTGCGGCACCTGGTGTCCCTGACGGAGCGCGGGCCCCCGCACAGCGACAGCTGCCCCGGCCTCACGCTGCACCGGCTGCGCATCCCCGACTTCTGCCCGCCCGCCCCCGAGCAGATCGACCGCTTCGTGCGCATCGTGGACGAGGCCAGCGCGCGCGGGGAG GCAGTGGGAGTGCACTGTGCCCTGGGCTTTGGCCGCACGGGCACCATGCTGGCCTGCTACCTGGTGAAGGAGCGGGGCCTGGCTGCCGGGGACGCCATCGCCGAGATCCGGCGCCTTCGACCCGGCTCCATCGAGACCTACGAGCAGGAGAAAGCCGTCTTCCAGTTCTACCAGCGGACCAA gtAA
- the DUSP23 gene encoding dual specificity protein phosphatase 23 isoform X2, which yields MGAQPPNFSWVLPGRLAGLALPRLPAHYRFLREQGVRHLVSLTERGPPHSDSCPGLTLHRLRIPDFCPPAPEQIDRFVRIVDEASARGEAVGVHCALGFGRTGTMLACYLVKERGLAAGDAIAEIRRLRPGSIETYEQEKAVFQFYQRTK from the exons ATGGGCGCGCAGCCCCCCAACTTCTCGTGGGTGCTCCCGGGCCGGCTGGCGGGGCTGGCGCTGCCGCGGCTCCCCGCGCACTACCGCTTCCTGCGGGAGCAGGGCGTGCGGCACCTGGTGTCCCTGACGGAGCGCGGGCCCCCGCACAGCGACAGCTGCCCCGGCCTCACGCTGCACCGGCTGCGCATCCCCGACTTCTGCCCGCCCGCCCCCGAGCAGATCGACCGCTTCGTGCGCATCGTGGACGAGGCCAGCGCGCGCGGGGAG GCAGTGGGAGTGCACTGTGCCCTGGGCTTTGGCCGCACGGGCACCATGCTGGCCTGCTACCTGGTGAAGGAGCGGGGCCTGGCTGCCGGGGACGCCATCGCCGAGATCCGGCGCCTTCGACCCGGCTCCATCGAGACCTACGAGCAGGAGAAAGCCGTCTTCCAGTTCTACCAGCGGACCAAGTAA